Proteins from a single region of Novosphingobium sp. CECT 9465:
- a CDS encoding aspartate carbamoyltransferase catalytic subunit, protein MQSTNLPAAGRYPAGGLAYPHRDLTGIGQLARHEILYLLDEAEQWVDLNRQSQKKTDLLNGLTIINAFFENSTRTLLSFEIAGKRLGADVVNMHAATSSVKKGETLIDTAMTLNAMRADAIVIRHASSGAVRLIAEKVDCPVLNAGDGQHEHPTQALLDALTMRHALKLPIGADLNGLKVTICGDILHSRVARSNILSLTALGADVRVCAPPALMPDEVEAMGVTPFHDFDAALKGANVVMMLRLQQERMSGQFIPSPREYRHLYGLTPERLARAEPDAFVMHPGPMNRGIEIDSTVADHPTRSLITAQVEMGVAIRMACLEVLTRRTRNVPGWDAVGAAA, encoded by the coding sequence ATGCAAAGCACCAACCTTCCCGCAGCGGGCCGCTATCCAGCGGGCGGCCTCGCCTACCCGCACCGTGACTTGACCGGCATCGGCCAGCTTGCCCGGCATGAGATCCTCTATCTGCTTGATGAGGCGGAACAATGGGTCGATCTCAACCGGCAGAGCCAGAAGAAGACCGATCTTCTGAACGGGTTGACCATCATCAATGCCTTCTTCGAAAATTCCACCCGCACGCTGCTGTCTTTCGAGATCGCGGGCAAACGGCTGGGCGCAGACGTGGTCAACATGCATGCCGCCACCAGCAGCGTGAAGAAGGGCGAAACCCTGATCGACACCGCGATGACGCTCAATGCCATGCGCGCCGATGCGATCGTGATCCGCCACGCCAGTTCGGGCGCAGTGCGGCTGATCGCGGAAAAGGTGGACTGCCCGGTCCTGAACGCGGGCGACGGGCAGCACGAACACCCCACACAGGCGCTGCTTGATGCGCTGACCATGCGTCATGCGCTGAAACTTCCGATCGGGGCCGATCTCAACGGGCTGAAAGTCACCATCTGCGGCGATATCCTGCACAGCCGCGTCGCGCGCTCGAACATCCTCAGCCTGACCGCCCTGGGCGCCGACGTGCGCGTCTGCGCGCCGCCTGCGTTGATGCCGGACGAGGTCGAGGCGATGGGCGTGACCCCGTTCCACGATTTCGACGCCGCGCTGAAAGGCGCGAACGTGGTGATGATGCTGCGGCTCCAGCAGGAACGCATGAGCGGGCAGTTCATCCCCTCCCCGCGCGAATACCGGCACTTGTACGGTCTTACCCCCGAACGGCTGGCGCGGGCGGAACCCGATGCCTTCGTGATGCACCCCGGCCCGATGAACCGGGGGATCGAGATCGATTCGACCGTAGCCGATCATCCCACGCGCAGCCTGATCACCGCGCAAGTTGAAATGGGCGTGGCGATCCGCATGGCCTGTCTTGAAGTGCTGACCCGGCGGACGCGAAACGTGCCCGGCTGGGATGCAGTGGGAGCAGCGGCATGA
- a CDS encoding dihydroorotase family protein, translating to MIARPLTITGGKLVLATGEPQQGAVRCEDGRIVALGDIAAHEGDEVFDAKGALVAPGLVDLGVFAIDKPAFHFGGITRAALMPDQGPPLDHPARVRFAAQSGKPDLWVHPLAAATRGLEGNELAELALMRDAGAKAVATGRAWISDSGVMLRLLRYCAMLGLVVVTHAEDAAITGKAVATAGEVATRLGLPSAPAEAEALAVARDIALAELSGAHVHFRQVTTARALDLVRAAKARGIRITAGVTPAHFILSDLELVGFRTFCRMSPPLRRDSDRKAVIAAIADGTIDVISSGHDPRGPEDKRLPFADAEPGMAGAETLLPLTLTLVRDGDISMARAFELLGANPAKLLGVAAGKLEVGAEADFAIIDPVRPWVVNSDKMAAAAGNTPFDRRPVEGRVTALFKGGNRVD from the coding sequence ATGATCGCGCGGCCCCTGACCATCACCGGCGGCAAGCTGGTTCTCGCCACCGGAGAACCACAGCAGGGCGCGGTGCGCTGCGAGGACGGTCGCATCGTGGCGCTGGGCGATATTGCCGCCCACGAAGGCGATGAAGTGTTCGACGCCAAGGGCGCGCTGGTCGCACCGGGCCTTGTTGACCTTGGCGTGTTCGCTATAGACAAGCCCGCGTTCCATTTCGGCGGGATTACCCGCGCCGCATTGATGCCCGATCAAGGCCCGCCGCTCGATCATCCGGCGCGCGTCCGCTTCGCCGCCCAATCGGGCAAGCCGGACTTGTGGGTCCACCCCCTTGCCGCTGCCACGCGCGGGCTGGAAGGCAACGAACTCGCCGAACTGGCGCTGATGCGCGATGCAGGCGCAAAGGCCGTGGCCACGGGGCGCGCATGGATCAGCGATTCGGGCGTCATGCTCCGCCTGCTGCGCTATTGCGCGATGCTGGGTCTGGTCGTCGTCACCCACGCAGAGGACGCCGCGATTACGGGCAAGGCCGTGGCGACTGCTGGCGAAGTGGCGACCCGGCTCGGCCTGCCCTCCGCCCCCGCCGAAGCCGAAGCGCTGGCCGTGGCGCGCGACATTGCGCTGGCCGAACTATCCGGCGCGCATGTCCATTTTCGCCAGGTGACCACTGCCCGCGCGCTCGATCTGGTGCGCGCCGCCAAGGCGCGCGGCATCCGCATAACCGCAGGCGTAACGCCCGCCCACTTCATCCTGTCAGACCTGGAACTGGTCGGCTTCCGCACGTTTTGCCGGATGTCGCCGCCGCTGCGTCGCGATTCGGATCGCAAGGCCGTGATCGCCGCGATTGCCGATGGTACGATTGATGTCATCTCCTCCGGCCACGATCCGCGCGGGCCTGAAGACAAGCGCCTGCCCTTTGCCGATGCCGAACCCGGCATGGCAGGCGCCGAAACGCTGCTGCCGCTGACGCTTACGCTGGTGCGCGATGGCGATATATCGATGGCGCGCGCGTTCGAACTGCTCGGCGCCAATCCGGCAAAGCTGCTGGGCGTGGCGGCAGGGAAGCTCGAAGTCGGCGCAGAGGCAGACTTTGCGATTATCGACCCCGTGCGGCCATGGGTCGTCAATTCCGACAAGATGGCGGCAGCGGCAGGCAACACCCCGTTCGATCGCCGTCCGGTGGAAGGCCGCGTCACCGCGCTGTTCAAGGGCGGTAACCGGGTCGATTGA
- a CDS encoding SPOR domain-containing protein encodes MSRLFSAFVPNRTARLIVSSALAAGVLTGCATGTIRPDKFASSAEAALAKGNPKVAVDSAEKAVLADPRNPAYRVLLGSAYLKAGRFESARQAYDEAMELGEDSSRTALSLALADIALGLYPQAVDTLNSYRDSLEPADYGLALALAGQTGQGVAVLSDAIRGGENTVKVRQNLALAYALAGQWREARAMASQDLPAAEVGGRMEMWAMMGQRELTRERVAGLLSVPLRVDAGQPTALALANFPATEQLSAEAAKRAEPLAEAAVAELAPLDQPAAPAPSVADASSLPREGQLAMIDLPPSAPARPVQVAKAVAPVAAVNGHSTHQVQLGAFATAEGARRAWRHFTARNPALAGYRNVTTRVTINGRTLWRVRAAGFAGLASASSLCGSVKARGGDCLVLRGTGGALPGQRAVETRMAKR; translated from the coding sequence ATGAGCCGCCTTTTCTCCGCCTTCGTCCCTAACCGCACCGCGCGGTTGATCGTCTCTTCGGCGCTTGCCGCCGGTGTTCTGACGGGATGCGCCACCGGCACGATCCGCCCTGACAAGTTCGCGTCCTCGGCCGAAGCGGCGCTGGCCAAGGGAAATCCCAAGGTGGCGGTGGACAGCGCCGAAAAGGCCGTGCTGGCCGATCCGCGCAATCCGGCCTACCGGGTGCTGCTGGGCAGCGCCTATCTCAAGGCCGGACGCTTTGAATCCGCGCGACAGGCCTATGACGAGGCGATGGAACTGGGCGAGGACAGCAGCCGCACGGCGCTGAGTCTCGCGCTGGCAGATATTGCGCTGGGGCTTTATCCGCAGGCGGTCGACACGCTCAATTCCTATCGCGACAGCCTCGAACCGGCCGATTATGGCCTGGCGCTGGCGCTGGCGGGGCAGACCGGCCAGGGCGTTGCCGTGCTGTCCGATGCCATTCGCGGTGGCGAGAATACCGTGAAGGTGCGCCAGAATCTGGCGCTGGCATATGCTCTTGCCGGGCAGTGGCGCGAAGCGCGCGCAATGGCGTCGCAGGATCTGCCCGCAGCCGAAGTGGGCGGTCGCATGGAAATGTGGGCGATGATGGGCCAGCGTGAGTTGACTCGCGAACGCGTGGCCGGGTTGCTCTCGGTGCCGCTGCGTGTCGATGCCGGACAGCCGACCGCCCTGGCGCTTGCCAATTTCCCCGCGACCGAACAGCTTTCCGCCGAAGCGGCAAAGCGGGCCGAGCCGCTGGCTGAGGCCGCCGTGGCTGAGCTTGCACCGCTCGACCAGCCGGCTGCGCCTGCGCCATCGGTAGCCGATGCATCGTCTTTGCCGCGCGAGGGGCAACTGGCGATGATCGATCTGCCGCCATCGGCCCCGGCTCGCCCGGTTCAGGTGGCAAAGGCCGTTGCGCCCGTTGCCGCCGTCAACGGCCATAGCACGCATCAGGTGCAGTTGGGCGCATTTGCCACCGCCGAAGGCGCGCGCCGCGCGTGGCGGCACTTTACCGCGCGTAATCCTGCACTGGCGGGCTACCGCAATGTCACGACCAGGGTCACCATCAATGGCCGCACCTTGTGGCGTGTGCGCGCTGCGGGCTTTGCGGGGCTTGCCTCGGCCAGTTCGCTGTGTGGTTCGGTCAAGGCGCGGGGCGGGGATTGCCTTGTGCTGCGCGGGACCGGAGGAGCCTTGCCGGGCCAGCGCGCGGTGGAAACGCGCATGGCCAAGCGCTGA
- a CDS encoding ParA family protein: MRVLALASQKGGSGKTTLSGHLAVQAQRAGAGPVVLIDIDPQGSLSDWWNEREAEFPAFAQTTVARLASDLAILRQQGFKLAVIDTPPAITMAIQSVISVAELIVVPTRPSPHDLRAVGATVDLCDRAGKPLIFVVNAATPKARITSEAAVALSQHGTVAPVTLHQRTDFAASMIDGRTVMECDPNGKSAAEVTALWTYVSERLEKNFRRTVFAVPQQASAMPMAGGMQRPMGGFGRRVAGS, translated from the coding sequence TTGCGCGTACTGGCATTGGCATCACAGAAGGGTGGATCGGGCAAGACGACCTTGTCCGGGCACCTGGCCGTCCAGGCCCAGCGGGCGGGCGCGGGACCCGTTGTCCTGATCGATATCGATCCGCAAGGCTCGCTGTCCGATTGGTGGAACGAACGCGAGGCCGAATTCCCGGCCTTTGCCCAGACCACGGTTGCGCGGCTGGCCAGCGATCTGGCGATCCTGCGGCAGCAGGGCTTCAAGCTGGCCGTGATCGACACGCCGCCTGCAATTACCATGGCGATCCAGTCGGTGATCTCGGTCGCCGAACTGATCGTGGTGCCGACGCGGCCCAGCCCGCACGATCTGCGCGCGGTTGGTGCAACCGTCGATCTTTGCGACCGCGCAGGCAAGCCACTGATCTTCGTGGTCAACGCGGCCACACCCAAGGCGCGGATCACGTCTGAAGCCGCGGTGGCATTGTCGCAGCATGGCACGGTGGCGCCGGTCACCCTGCATCAGCGCACCGATTTTGCCGCATCGATGATCGATGGCCGCACGGTGATGGAGTGCGATCCGAACGGCAAATCTGCCGCGGAAGTGACCGCGCTGTGGACTTACGTATCGGAACGGCTGGAAAAGAATTTCCGCCGCACGGTGTTTGCCGTGCCGCAGCAGGCATCCGCGATGCCCATGGCTGGCGGGATGCAGCGGCCGATGGGTGGCTTCGGCCGCCGCGTTGCCGGTTCTTGA
- a CDS encoding SPOR domain-containing protein, giving the protein MSLSRITAPWKLAALSTAALALATSPALADVKAGVDAWSRGEHAVAVKEWLGPAAKGDPDAQFNMGQAYKLGKGVPQDSKRAEAWYRKAAENGHIKAADTLGLLMFQDGRKTDAVPFLQASAERGDPRAQYIMGIAHFNGDVVGKDWVRAYALMSRSASAGLEQAVRGLATMDGVIPLEQRQLGVSLAGELEQKAQANRAQQFAAADLGVKPAPTAPLRTAQAGTALERTELPPSTPAPSGPVTAGADFANPVVISTPKRIVGAASVPPKPVKSTTPPPVAKPAAAPKPAPAAKGNWRIQLGAFGVKANADGLWAKVRNRPEIAGHGRIDLASGSVTRLLAGGYAGQTEAAKACAALKSGGFTCLVIQP; this is encoded by the coding sequence ATGTCACTTTCCCGAATCACCGCACCGTGGAAGCTCGCGGCCCTATCCACGGCAGCGCTGGCACTGGCCACCTCGCCCGCGCTGGCTGACGTGAAGGCCGGCGTCGATGCGTGGTCGCGCGGGGAACACGCGGTGGCGGTCAAGGAATGGCTCGGCCCTGCGGCCAAGGGCGATCCCGATGCGCAGTTCAACATGGGCCAGGCCTACAAGCTGGGCAAAGGCGTTCCGCAAGACAGCAAGCGCGCAGAGGCATGGTATCGCAAGGCGGCCGAAAACGGCCATATCAAGGCCGCCGATACGCTTGGCCTGCTGATGTTCCAGGATGGCCGCAAGACAGACGCGGTGCCGTTCCTTCAGGCCTCTGCCGAACGCGGCGATCCGCGCGCGCAATACATCATGGGCATTGCCCACTTCAACGGCGATGTCGTGGGCAAGGACTGGGTGCGCGCCTATGCGCTGATGAGTCGCTCCGCTTCCGCTGGACTGGAGCAGGCCGTGCGCGGTCTTGCCACGATGGACGGGGTTATCCCGCTCGAACAGCGGCAGTTGGGTGTTTCACTGGCCGGAGAGCTTGAACAGAAGGCGCAGGCCAATCGCGCGCAGCAATTCGCCGCCGCCGATCTGGGCGTCAAACCCGCGCCTACCGCGCCCCTGCGCACCGCGCAGGCCGGAACTGCGCTCGAACGGACCGAACTGCCGCCGTCCACCCCCGCGCCATCGGGTCCGGTCACTGCCGGGGCAGATTTTGCCAATCCGGTAGTGATTTCAACGCCGAAGCGGATTGTCGGTGCCGCCTCCGTGCCACCAAAGCCTGTCAAAAGCACCACCCCACCTCCCGTGGCAAAACCTGCCGCTGCGCCGAAACCCGCCCCCGCCGCAAAAGGCAACTGGCGTATCCAGCTTGGCGCGTTCGGCGTGAAAGCCAATGCCGACGGGCTATGGGCCAAAGTGCGCAATCGCCCCGAAATCGCAGGCCATGGCCGGATCGATCTCGCTTCGGGCAGTGTCACGCGCCTGCTGGCTGGTGGCTATGCTGGACAAACCGAAGCAGCCAAAGCTTGTGCCGCGCTCAAGTCTGGCGGGTTCACCTGCCTGGTGATACAGCCGTGA
- a CDS encoding DUF418 domain-containing protein has translation MATEHPHSRIEALDFLRGIAVLGILAINITGMWGPSLATFSPAIPRLEPGGAAWFGFAFVVFEGKMRALFSLLFGASMVLFADAAERRGADPDIAQLRRLIWLALFGYLHFALLWWGDILFTYALCGLGALALRHLSPLRQVAIALPFYILSQTIEALLDLPGIFTEQAVLAGTAAPADVTEQAQMMLRIGASVAHDVAVLQAGFFEAVRLKLAHSPLQPLTVTLSTFTETVPLMLVGMAALRSGFATTWSRLTLATIALCGILLGGIPTVLALQWLSSHGWPPRAMFAAIEHGMALPHLLMAAGYAAALVLAFPQLRATTIGRALTAAGRCAFTNYLGTSALMGAIFCGWGLGLGPEVPRAWLPAFVLLGWAAMLAWPQWWLSRFRQGPLEGLWRRLALPTIG, from the coding sequence TTGGCTACCGAACATCCCCATTCCCGCATAGAAGCGCTTGATTTCCTGCGCGGCATCGCCGTGCTGGGCATTCTTGCAATCAATATCACCGGCATGTGGGGACCATCGCTCGCTACCTTTTCGCCCGCGATCCCCCGTCTCGAACCCGGTGGCGCTGCATGGTTCGGCTTTGCCTTCGTGGTCTTCGAAGGGAAGATGCGGGCACTTTTCAGCCTGCTGTTCGGGGCGAGCATGGTGTTGTTCGCCGATGCGGCAGAGCGCCGGGGCGCCGATCCCGACATCGCGCAGTTGCGCCGCCTCATCTGGCTGGCGCTGTTCGGCTACCTCCATTTCGCGCTGCTGTGGTGGGGCGATATCCTGTTCACTTACGCACTGTGCGGCCTCGGCGCGCTGGCGCTGCGTCACTTGTCCCCGCTCCGTCAGGTGGCCATCGCGCTGCCGTTCTATATCCTTTCGCAAACCATCGAGGCGCTGCTAGATCTGCCGGGGATCTTTACCGAACAGGCAGTTCTGGCAGGCACGGCTGCGCCTGCGGATGTCACCGAACAAGCACAAATGATGCTGCGCATCGGCGCATCCGTCGCCCACGATGTTGCAGTGCTTCAGGCCGGTTTCTTCGAGGCCGTTCGCCTGAAACTTGCCCATTCGCCGCTGCAACCGCTCACCGTTACCCTGTCCACTTTCACCGAAACCGTGCCGTTGATGCTGGTGGGCATGGCCGCGTTGCGCAGCGGCTTTGCCACCACATGGTCGCGTCTTACGCTTGCGACCATCGCGCTGTGCGGAATCCTGCTCGGCGGCATACCGACGGTGCTGGCGTTGCAATGGCTGTCCTCCCACGGGTGGCCTCCGCGCGCGATGTTTGCCGCCATCGAACACGGCATGGCCCTGCCTCACCTGCTGATGGCGGCGGGATATGCCGCCGCGCTCGTGCTGGCCTTCCCGCAGCTGCGCGCCACCACGATCGGACGCGCGCTGACGGCAGCGGGGCGCTGCGCGTTCACCAATTATCTTGGCACCAGCGCCCTGATGGGCGCGATCTTCTGTGGCTGGGGTCTGGGTCTTGGCCCGGAAGTGCCGCGAGCATGGCTCCCCGCCTTCGTCCTGCTCGGCTGGGCCGCCATGCTCGCCTGGCCGCAGTGGTGGCTATCGCGTTTCCGGCAAGGGCCGCTGGAAGGCCTGTGGCGCAGGCTTGCCCTGCCCACCATCGGTTAG
- a CDS encoding phosphatidylserine/phosphatidylglycerophosphate/cardiolipin synthase family protein — protein MGAKDDRYRLLVGSSAFWNQAELDLAAARHRVAIQAMTFEADTAGMGVAEAILASPAAIRRVLVDDYSRNVINDTMLPLPFRPAEVIAEARATLAMFDQMNAAGVPVRVTNPVLGRPLRYPLRNHKKLLVMDDVAHIGGINFSDHNFAWHDLMLRIEDAEVADFLLGDFDNDWVGTPRGVSATFGDLQLICLDGDTNDRMMQPLIDLVANARASVEMVSAYPTMPFVGAMAQAARGGAHVTIYSPAPNNKPVIRDYLAGVAQPAGIALRLLPEMTHAKAMLIDGEALVLGSSNFNFASHRTSSDIVAVVRNPALIADFEARLLGPARESSFAADDLCIPAWRQWRARAMLELADRTLARLSHGPVRAMDWAALNPRRQGKPAPGLTDGGQGKPAPQAFQRPLPETR, from the coding sequence ATGGGTGCAAAAGACGATCGCTACCGGCTGCTGGTCGGTTCGAGCGCATTCTGGAATCAGGCCGAACTCGATCTGGCGGCGGCAAGACACCGCGTGGCGATCCAGGCGATGACATTCGAGGCCGATACTGCGGGCATGGGCGTGGCCGAGGCGATCCTTGCATCGCCAGCTGCTATACGCCGTGTGCTGGTGGACGATTACAGCCGCAACGTGATCAACGACACGATGCTGCCCCTGCCGTTCCGTCCCGCCGAAGTGATCGCCGAAGCGCGCGCGACGCTGGCGATGTTCGATCAGATGAACGCAGCGGGCGTGCCGGTGCGCGTGACAAATCCGGTGCTGGGCCGTCCACTGCGCTATCCTTTGCGCAATCACAAGAAATTGCTGGTGATGGACGATGTGGCGCACATCGGCGGGATCAACTTTTCCGATCACAACTTCGCATGGCACGATCTGATGCTGCGGATCGAGGATGCCGAAGTTGCCGATTTCCTGCTCGGTGATTTCGACAACGACTGGGTCGGAACCCCGCGCGGCGTGAGCGCCACCTTCGGTGATCTGCAACTGATCTGCCTTGATGGCGATACCAATGACCGGATGATGCAGCCGTTGATCGATCTGGTGGCGAACGCACGGGCATCGGTGGAGATGGTCAGCGCTTATCCGACCATGCCGTTCGTGGGCGCAATGGCGCAAGCCGCGCGAGGTGGGGCGCACGTGACCATTTACAGCCCGGCGCCCAACAACAAGCCGGTGATCCGCGATTATCTGGCGGGCGTGGCGCAGCCTGCGGGAATCGCCTTGCGGCTATTGCCGGAGATGACCCATGCCAAGGCCATGTTGATCGATGGTGAGGCGCTGGTGCTGGGATCGAGCAACTTCAACTTCGCATCGCACCGCACCAGCAGCGATATCGTGGCGGTGGTGCGCAACCCGGCGCTGATCGCGGATTTCGAAGCGCGGTTGCTGGGACCTGCGCGCGAAAGTTCTTTTGCAGCGGATGACCTGTGCATTCCGGCGTGGCGGCAGTGGCGGGCGCGGGCGATGCTGGAACTGGCAGACCGGACGCTGGCGCGACTGAGCCATGGGCCGGTGCGCGCGATGGATTGGGCCGCGCTAAATCCGCGCAGGCAGGGCAAGCCTGCGCCGGGGCTAACCGATGGTGGGCAGGGCAAGCCTGCGCCACAGGCCTTCCAGCGGCCCTTGCCGGAAACGCGATAG
- a CDS encoding L,D-transpeptidase family protein: MTKQATIWSKRWVRLPLGFVATSLASLLAFHAGQDIAEVAFGNGTAEAAPMIAAAPKPAVAALAAKPVDSPFVVKSILPINEPIKFGKFYWDETRAPATGPLVVTVDLTARVISVFRDGHEIGAAAILKGYGEKPTPTGVFPITQKDADHVSNIYDAPMPHMMRLTNDGVSIHGSKVEKGYATNGCIGVPDDFAANLFKLAKLGDKVIITDGKKMTLGDPILAGEHAL, encoded by the coding sequence ATGACGAAGCAAGCAACCATCTGGAGCAAGCGCTGGGTGCGCCTGCCGCTCGGCTTCGTCGCAACCTCGCTCGCCTCGCTGCTGGCATTCCACGCCGGGCAGGACATCGCCGAAGTCGCATTCGGCAATGGCACCGCCGAAGCCGCGCCAATGATCGCCGCCGCGCCGAAGCCTGCGGTCGCTGCACTCGCCGCAAAACCCGTCGACAGCCCGTTCGTGGTCAAATCGATCCTGCCGATCAATGAACCGATCAAGTTCGGCAAGTTCTACTGGGATGAAACCCGCGCCCCTGCCACCGGCCCGCTGGTGGTGACGGTGGACCTCACCGCCCGCGTGATCAGCGTGTTCCGCGACGGCCATGAAATCGGTGCCGCAGCGATCCTCAAGGGCTATGGCGAAAAACCCACCCCTACCGGCGTGTTCCCGATCACGCAGAAGGACGCCGATCACGTCTCGAACATCTATGATGCGCCCATGCCGCACATGATGCGCCTGACCAACGATGGCGTTTCGATTCACGGCAGCAAGGTGGAAAAGGGCTATGCCACCAACGGTTGCATCGGCGTACCCGATGATTTCGCCGCCAACCTGTTCAAGCTGGCCAAACTGGGTGACAAGGTCATCATCACCGACGGGAAGAAAATGACCCTCGGCGATCCGATCCTTGCGGGCGAACACGCGCTGTAG
- a CDS encoding sigma-70 family RNA polymerase sigma factor → MKHDPRGFAAAQAYTKDEAADRIRRFLPMVKRLAWHVHGSGRAGMEMEDLIQAGLVALTECSQRHSGPTEDGFAAYAKLRVRGAMVDLVRRSTPLSRSATERRRALREKMAALSTELGHPPSEAELAAAMGLTENQLADQRAADEPLRFEHIDDAYSDSNSAFADDRPDSFAMLADQEMREAVAEAIGELPERLQMIIQLYFVEELNLAEIAEVLGVSIPRVHQLKAQALDKLKAALGEGYEVI, encoded by the coding sequence ATGAAACACGATCCGCGCGGATTTGCAGCCGCACAGGCCTATACCAAGGACGAAGCGGCCGACCGCATCAGACGGTTCCTGCCGATGGTGAAGCGTCTGGCGTGGCACGTCCACGGTTCCGGGCGCGCCGGAATGGAAATGGAAGACCTGATCCAGGCGGGGCTGGTGGCGCTGACCGAATGTTCGCAGCGCCATTCCGGCCCGACGGAGGACGGCTTTGCCGCTTATGCCAAGCTGCGGGTGCGCGGGGCGATGGTCGATCTGGTGCGCCGATCGACGCCGCTTTCCCGGTCTGCCACCGAGCGGCGGCGCGCGCTGCGCGAGAAGATGGCGGCGCTATCGACCGAACTTGGCCATCCGCCGAGCGAGGCGGAACTGGCCGCGGCGATGGGGCTGACCGAAAATCAGCTTGCCGATCAGCGCGCCGCCGATGAACCCTTGCGGTTCGAGCATATCGACGATGCCTATTCCGACAGCAATTCGGCGTTTGCCGATGATCGGCCCGATAGTTTTGCCATGCTGGCCGATCAGGAAATGCGCGAGGCGGTGGCTGAAGCCATCGGCGAATTGCCCGAACGGTTGCAGATGATCATCCAGCTCTATTTCGTCGAGGAACTGAACCTTGCCGAAATCGCCGAAGTGCTGGGCGTGAGCATTCCGCGTGTGCACCAGTTGAAAGCGCAGGCGCTGGACAAGCTCAAGGCCGCGCTGGGCGAGGGATATGAGGTGATCTGA